Proteins from one Natrinema salifodinae genomic window:
- a CDS encoding trans-sulfuration enzyme family protein has product MTRHNSQSDGNRFATIAVGAAETETHPHRDGTNDVVPPIHLSTTFEWASGEDANEHDYSRESNPTRAALEEQLARLEGGEYGLAFASGMAATSTTMLSLVPPGGHVVSSDTIYSGTEKLLTKHMAGHLGVDIDFVDARDPDNVADAVNADTDLIWAETPSNPLIRLCDIQTIADIADGRDALFAVDSTFASPYYQAPLELGADIVVHSTTKYLNGHSDSISGAVITDDGGVFEQLAFAQRVGLGNMLSPFDCYLVARGIKTLPARMEYHEKNAMAVARFLESHNRVARVHYPGLESHPQHDLANEQMSGYSGMLSFEFDGTLIELEAFIEGLEVFTPGASLGGVESLVEVPSLMIPDEFSRSEDSAKIPETLVRVSVGLEDADDLCGDLQTALP; this is encoded by the coding sequence ATGACACGACACAATAGCCAGTCCGACGGGAATCGATTCGCAACCATCGCAGTCGGCGCAGCTGAAACCGAAACACATCCACACAGAGATGGAACAAATGATGTCGTCCCGCCGATCCACCTTTCGACTACGTTCGAGTGGGCCAGCGGGGAGGACGCCAATGAACACGACTATTCGCGCGAGAGCAATCCGACGCGGGCGGCCCTTGAAGAGCAATTAGCCCGCCTCGAAGGCGGCGAGTATGGGTTGGCGTTCGCCTCCGGAATGGCCGCCACATCGACGACGATGCTGTCGCTGGTCCCCCCGGGAGGCCACGTCGTCTCCTCGGACACCATCTATAGCGGAACCGAAAAACTGCTCACCAAGCACATGGCCGGACATCTAGGCGTTGACATCGACTTTGTTGACGCCCGTGACCCCGACAACGTCGCCGATGCAGTCAACGCGGACACTGACTTGATCTGGGCAGAAACGCCGTCGAACCCCTTGATTAGGTTGTGCGACATCCAAACGATAGCCGACATCGCCGATGGCCGTGATGCTCTGTTCGCCGTGGACAGTACCTTTGCGAGTCCGTACTACCAAGCCCCACTCGAACTGGGTGCTGACATCGTCGTTCATAGCACCACCAAGTACCTCAACGGGCACTCCGACTCGATTAGCGGTGCCGTTATCACCGACGATGGTGGGGTTTTCGAGCAATTAGCGTTCGCGCAGCGGGTTGGGCTTGGGAATATGCTTTCGCCGTTCGACTGCTACCTTGTTGCGCGAGGCATCAAGACGCTGCCCGCGCGAATGGAATATCACGAGAAGAACGCGATGGCAGTTGCCCGGTTCCTCGAAAGCCACAATCGGGTCGCTCGTGTCCACTATCCGGGTCTTGAGAGCCACCCGCAACACGATCTTGCGAATGAGCAGATGTCGGGATACAGCGGAATGCTGTCCTTCGAGTTCGATGGCACGCTCATCGAACTTGAGGCGTTCATCGAGGGACTTGAGGTATTCACGCCGGGAGCTAGTCTCGGTGGGGTCGAGAGCCTTGTTGAGGTACCGTCACTAATGATCCCCGACGAGTTCAGTCGTAGTGAGGATTCAGCGAAGATTCCCGAGACGTTGGTCCGAGTATCCGTTGGCCTTGAAGACGCTGATGACCTCTGCGGGGACCTTCAGACGGCGCTACCGTAG
- a CDS encoding DUF7347 domain-containing protein: protein MENATSVFEILSNTTRLEILAILSEESNPISYTKLRESTSVDDKGKFNYHLRKMEHLLWNQDGDYTLTERGEALIQRILSDNLVLDYEHGQVQR, encoded by the coding sequence ATCGAGAACGCGACGAGCGTATTCGAAATATTATCGAATACGACTCGACTGGAAATTCTCGCTATACTCTCCGAGGAGTCCAATCCGATTTCCTACACAAAACTGCGAGAATCGACGTCAGTTGATGATAAGGGCAAATTCAACTACCACCTCCGCAAAATGGAACACCTCCTTTGGAACCAAGATGGAGACTATACGCTGACGGAACGCGGCGAAGCGCTCATACAGCGGATTCTATCCGACAATTTGGTGCTCGACTACGAGCACGGACAAGTACAGCGGTAA
- a CDS encoding AzlC family ABC transporter permease: MSTEPSDPTQHSENPDEISVEFSVSGVRDGFVECVPIALGVAGYGVVFGVLARQAGLSVAEAAFMSATVLAGAAQLIAVELWETPVPIVAVIGTTFIINLRYVLMGAALRPWFSRLPPLKAYGSVFFTADENWALTMGKLKSGNRQGAYLLGSGLAIWTFWIVATVIGAIAGDVIGEPSRYGLDFVLTAVFIAIAVDLWDGKASLLPWITALGIAILGAQLLPGRWYILLGGISGSLVEVIRFDG; encoded by the coding sequence ATGAGTACTGAACCGAGTGATCCAACACAGCACTCGGAGAACCCGGACGAGATCTCCGTGGAATTTTCGGTCAGCGGTGTGCGAGACGGTTTCGTTGAGTGTGTGCCCATCGCGCTCGGCGTGGCTGGATACGGTGTCGTCTTCGGAGTCCTCGCCCGCCAGGCCGGACTCAGTGTGGCCGAAGCAGCGTTCATGAGCGCAACCGTTCTCGCGGGAGCAGCGCAGTTAATCGCGGTCGAATTGTGGGAAACTCCGGTCCCGATAGTCGCGGTCATCGGCACGACGTTCATCATCAACCTTCGCTACGTTCTGATGGGCGCAGCACTCCGTCCCTGGTTCAGTCGACTCCCCCCGCTGAAAGCGTATGGAAGCGTCTTCTTCACGGCAGACGAGAATTGGGCCCTCACCATGGGAAAGCTCAAGTCCGGGAACCGACAAGGTGCGTATCTCCTCGGGAGCGGGCTCGCCATCTGGACGTTCTGGATCGTTGCAACAGTTATCGGCGCGATAGCTGGTGATGTGATCGGTGAACCATCACGGTACGGGCTCGACTTCGTTCTCACAGCCGTCTTCATCGCGATTGCTGTCGATCTCTGGGACGGGAAAGCAAGTCTGCTACCGTGGATTACAGCTCTCGGTATTGCCATTCTCGGTGCGCAGTTGCTACCCGGACGGTGGTACATCCTCCTCGGCGGAATCTCCGGGAGTCTCGTCGAGGTGATTCGATTTGATGGGTAG
- a CDS encoding AzlD family protein yields the protein MGSLQLDPFVVAVIIGMSVATYATKAGGLWLLGRVSVSDRTEAGLGMLPGAIIMAILGPELISVGPAGWGVAVVVLLLMWRTENVLLALLCGVAAVLLCRNLL from the coding sequence ATGGGTAGTCTCCAACTCGATCCGTTCGTCGTCGCTGTTATCATCGGAATGAGCGTCGCGACGTATGCGACGAAGGCGGGCGGACTGTGGCTTCTGGGTCGCGTTAGCGTCTCAGACCGGACTGAAGCGGGACTCGGGATGTTACCAGGTGCGATTATCATGGCGATACTCGGCCCGGAGTTGATCAGCGTCGGCCCCGCAGGATGGGGTGTTGCTGTTGTCGTTCTTCTACTTATGTGGCGAACCGAGAACGTACTTCTCGCACTTCTCTGTGGTGTTGCAGCCGTGCTACTATGCAGAAATTTACTCTAG
- a CDS encoding CoxG family protein — MEFNGTFELEDTTVDEVWLALSDPALIEQLLPGCQFLMRVDETDVDFDELREEAADREVEPTADPDVIARRAFEEGEHYAALMQISVGPVNPTFETVVTIDDREYPEMSAVGKGASSNSSFEMASGMTLSENEDGVAVEWETEADVFGKVAQMGQRVVNPVANRVVKRFFSSVQDQLHERQLADVEADASADESDPTDSGRGLVDRVLGRSGSDASDS; from the coding sequence ATGGAATTCAACGGAACGTTCGAACTCGAGGACACGACCGTCGACGAGGTGTGGCTCGCCCTCTCGGATCCGGCGTTGATCGAGCAGTTGTTACCGGGGTGTCAGTTTCTGATGCGTGTCGACGAGACCGACGTCGACTTCGACGAGTTGCGCGAGGAAGCGGCCGATCGGGAGGTCGAACCGACCGCCGATCCGGACGTCATCGCTCGGCGCGCGTTCGAGGAAGGCGAACACTACGCGGCGCTGATGCAGATCAGCGTCGGGCCGGTGAACCCGACGTTCGAGACGGTGGTAACGATCGACGATCGCGAGTACCCGGAAATGTCCGCCGTCGGCAAGGGGGCCTCGAGCAACAGTTCGTTCGAGATGGCTTCGGGAATGACCCTCTCGGAGAACGAGGACGGCGTCGCCGTGGAGTGGGAGACTGAAGCCGACGTGTTCGGGAAGGTCGCCCAGATGGGCCAGCGCGTCGTCAACCCGGTCGCGAACCGGGTGGTCAAACGGTTCTTCTCGTCGGTACAGGATCAACTCCACGAGCGACAGCTCGCCGACGTCGAAGCGGACGCATCGGCTGACGAATCGGACCCGACCGACAGCGGCCGCGGCCTGGTCGACAGGGTGCTCGGTCGGTCGGGAAGCGACGCGAGCGACTCGTAA
- a CDS encoding AAA family ATPase — protein MDDEPTTTFADLTESEIRAAFEAEDYVAEDEIVTTVLLALRLGKPLLVEGEPGTGKTELAKVLASSLGSELIRLQCYEGLTAEHALYEWNYTKQLLAVQSGEDPESSVFSEEFLLERPLLRALRSDADRPPVLLIDEIDRADDEFEALLLEVLSDFQVSIPELGTAAADRPPIAIVTSNRTRALSDALKRRCLYLYVRPPSVEKETAILRRRVPRLDDVVATELCAMVARLREEPLRKPPGAAETVDWARAVASLREDGNGTLTRETIRNTLGCLLKEGEDVDRVDEELLTDLLDAAERARGEP, from the coding sequence ATGGACGACGAACCGACCACGACGTTCGCGGACCTGACGGAGTCGGAGATCCGCGCAGCGTTCGAGGCGGAAGATTACGTCGCCGAGGATGAGATCGTGACCACCGTCCTCCTGGCGTTGCGGCTGGGCAAGCCGCTGCTGGTCGAGGGAGAACCAGGAACCGGGAAGACGGAACTCGCCAAGGTGCTGGCCTCGAGTCTCGGGAGCGAACTGATACGCCTACAGTGCTACGAGGGATTGACCGCCGAGCACGCCCTTTACGAGTGGAACTACACGAAACAGTTGCTCGCGGTACAGAGCGGGGAGGACCCCGAATCGTCGGTGTTCTCCGAAGAATTCCTGTTGGAGCGGCCCCTGCTACGGGCGCTTCGCAGCGACGCCGATCGGCCGCCCGTCTTGCTCATCGACGAGATCGACCGCGCCGACGACGAGTTCGAAGCGCTGCTGTTGGAGGTGCTCTCGGACTTTCAGGTATCGATCCCGGAGCTCGGAACCGCCGCGGCGGATCGGCCGCCGATCGCGATCGTCACGTCCAACCGGACGCGGGCGTTGAGCGACGCGCTCAAGCGACGCTGTCTCTACCTGTACGTCCGGCCGCCGTCCGTCGAGAAGGAGACCGCCATTCTCCGGCGGCGAGTGCCCCGCTTGGACGATGTCGTCGCGACGGAACTCTGTGCGATGGTCGCTCGACTCCGCGAGGAACCGCTGCGAAAACCCCCCGGCGCGGCGGAAACGGTCGACTGGGCTCGAGCGGTCGCCTCGCTGCGCGAAGACGGAAACGGAACGCTCACACGCGAAACGATCCGAAATACGCTTGGCTGCCTGCTGAAGGAAGGCGAGGACGTCGACCGAGTCGACGAGGAACTGCTGACCGACCTCCTCGACGCCGCCGAGCGGGCGAGAGGTGAGCCGTGA
- a CDS encoding nucleotidyltransferase family protein, with translation MTTEILPRHGPDAIASALGKDDFGVPAVAGVVLASGTSSRFGTENKLLAELDGEPLIRHATRTILDAGLATIVVLGHEAPAVRAALAEFDGQFVENRDYRERQPTTDQLLVSFGGRALW, from the coding sequence ATGACCACCGAGATCCTCCCTCGCCACGGGCCCGACGCGATCGCCAGCGCGCTCGGGAAGGACGATTTCGGCGTTCCAGCAGTTGCCGGTGTTGTTCTCGCCAGCGGGACGAGTTCGCGGTTCGGGACGGAGAACAAGCTACTCGCCGAACTCGACGGCGAACCGCTGATTCGGCACGCAACCCGAACAATTCTGGACGCCGGCCTCGCTACCATCGTCGTACTCGGACACGAAGCGCCGGCAGTTCGGGCTGCCCTCGCCGAATTCGACGGACAGTTCGTAGAGAATCGCGACTACCGCGAGAGGCAACCAACGACCGACCAACTTCTGGTATCGTTCGGTGGAAGAGCACTATGGTAG
- a CDS encoding XdhC family protein, translating into MEPLDESYRPVVDARRADDAIGVATVVRIETDVDTSVGDRAYYLPDGGFAGDADLPAQAIDELADPMATLAAIGESETLTVETDEGCIDVFVDGVRPPPELVVFGSGHDVGPVVELATRVDFRTTVVTFRGGRADDDRFPRADAVISASPRELSTLREWDAETYAVVMTHNFLDDRLALDQLLETPIEYIGLMGPEKRFEEMREDFAEEGRTVTDADLERIYTPIGLSLEGDAPYQIAFSIVAELLAVAHDRTPRHLSRRTGPIHDRTTLTEN; encoded by the coding sequence TTGGAACCGCTCGACGAGTCGTACCGACCGGTCGTCGACGCCCGACGGGCTGACGACGCGATCGGCGTCGCGACCGTCGTTCGAATCGAGACCGACGTCGACACGTCCGTCGGCGACCGCGCGTACTACCTGCCGGACGGCGGTTTTGCCGGCGACGCCGACCTTCCCGCGCAGGCGATCGATGAACTCGCGGATCCGATGGCGACGCTCGCGGCGATCGGCGAGAGCGAGACGCTGACCGTCGAAACGGACGAGGGATGCATCGACGTCTTCGTCGACGGGGTGCGGCCGCCGCCGGAACTCGTCGTGTTCGGCTCCGGCCACGACGTCGGACCGGTCGTCGAACTCGCGACCCGCGTCGACTTTCGCACGACGGTCGTCACGTTCCGCGGCGGACGTGCCGACGACGACCGGTTCCCGCGGGCGGATGCGGTGATTTCGGCGTCGCCGCGGGAGCTCTCGACCCTTCGGGAGTGGGATGCGGAGACCTACGCGGTGGTGATGACCCACAACTTCCTCGACGACCGCCTGGCGCTGGACCAGTTGCTGGAAACACCGATCGAGTACATCGGACTGATGGGGCCGGAAAAGCGGTTCGAGGAGATGCGCGAGGATTTCGCCGAGGAGGGTCGAACGGTCACCGATGCGGACCTCGAGCGAATCTATACGCCGATCGGGTTGAGCCTCGAGGGAGACGCACCCTATCAGATCGCGTTTAGCATCGTCGCGGAGCTACTCGCGGTCGCTCACGACCGAACGCCGCGCCATCTCAGTCGGCGAACGGGACCGATCCACGACCGGACGACCCTCACGGAGAACTGA
- a CDS encoding xanthine dehydrogenase family protein molybdopterin-binding subunit, giving the protein MSIESIDPEEVDAADILGSAIERREDPALLTGDAEYIDDIQLQEMIHVAIVRSQHGHAKLEGVETSEAAAMDGVVGVYTHDDLHREDTPGGGSYSLPVGWLLDSLRQVDHPILADDRVRYQGDAIAVVVAEDRYTAHDAADAVAVDYERLDAVTDPAEALEGDAALHDDADGNVAFDWEIGDADRTKEAFESAAHTASIELENQLLIPNAMEPRAAVADYNPGTNELDVFMTSQNPHLHRLLMSGVIGHPEHKLRIKAPEVGGGFGSKIHHYADEALVAWVAKHVERPVKWTATRTETYKTDAQGRGHVTEADLAMDEDGDIIGLRVDTTANLGAYLSTFAPAVPTYLYGTLLSGQYDIPAIHCSVTGAFTNVPPVDAYRGAGRPEASFVIERLAKPGAEEMGMDPAEFRRRNFVPEDAFPYETQVAVVYDSGDYEKTLDEALEMVDYEAFRERQEQARAEGRYLGIGFSCYIEACGLAPSELAGQLGAQAGLWESSLVRFHPSGTVTAYCGTSGHGQGHATTYAQIVANELGVPYEDVEVVEGDTDEIPHGMGTYGSRSAAVGGSSLVKSAEKVVEKAREIAAHQLEADPADVEFEGGEFRVAGAPDRSIGITAVAQQSYLAHDIPDDMEPGLEATSFYDPDNFVFPFGTHVAVVEVDPDSGEIEFDQYVAVDDVGNQINPKIVEGQVHGGVAQGIGQALYESAEYDSNAQLVTGSMQDYAVPKAMHVPEMDTGSTVTESPHNPLGVKGVGEAGTIAAPQAVVNAVTDALEPFGVDRIEMPITAERVWNAADGRTAADGGTDASEPDPDPDTAGDGNGGES; this is encoded by the coding sequence ATGAGCATCGAATCGATCGATCCCGAAGAGGTCGACGCCGCCGACATCCTCGGCTCGGCCATCGAACGACGGGAGGATCCCGCGCTCCTCACCGGCGACGCCGAGTACATCGACGACATTCAACTGCAGGAGATGATCCACGTGGCGATCGTCCGCAGCCAGCACGGCCACGCGAAACTCGAGGGCGTCGAGACGAGCGAGGCGGCGGCGATGGACGGCGTCGTCGGCGTCTACACGCACGACGATCTCCACCGCGAGGACACCCCCGGCGGCGGCTCGTACTCGCTACCCGTCGGCTGGCTCCTCGACAGCCTTCGACAGGTCGATCATCCGATACTGGCCGACGACCGCGTTCGGTACCAGGGCGACGCGATCGCGGTCGTCGTCGCCGAGGACCGCTATACCGCCCACGACGCGGCCGACGCGGTCGCCGTCGACTACGAGCGACTCGACGCCGTAACCGACCCAGCCGAGGCGCTCGAGGGAGACGCGGCGCTTCACGACGACGCCGACGGGAACGTCGCGTTCGACTGGGAGATCGGCGACGCCGACCGGACCAAGGAAGCGTTCGAATCGGCCGCCCACACCGCGAGCATCGAACTGGAAAACCAGTTGCTCATTCCGAACGCGATGGAGCCCCGTGCCGCGGTCGCCGACTACAATCCCGGGACGAACGAACTCGACGTGTTCATGACCTCCCAAAACCCCCACTTGCACCGGCTGCTCATGTCGGGGGTCATCGGCCATCCGGAGCACAAACTGCGGATAAAAGCCCCGGAGGTTGGCGGCGGGTTCGGAAGCAAAATCCACCACTACGCGGACGAAGCGCTCGTCGCGTGGGTCGCCAAACACGTAGAGCGGCCGGTCAAGTGGACCGCGACCCGCACGGAGACGTACAAGACCGACGCCCAGGGCCGGGGACACGTGACGGAAGCCGACCTCGCGATGGACGAGGACGGCGACATCATCGGCCTCCGCGTCGACACGACGGCGAACCTCGGCGCGTATCTCTCGACGTTCGCACCCGCCGTCCCGACGTACCTCTACGGAACGCTGCTCTCGGGACAATACGACATTCCGGCGATCCACTGCTCGGTGACCGGCGCGTTCACGAACGTGCCTCCGGTCGACGCCTACCGCGGCGCCGGCCGACCGGAGGCGTCGTTCGTCATCGAGCGCCTGGCGAAACCCGGCGCGGAGGAGATGGGGATGGACCCCGCGGAGTTCCGGCGACGGAACTTCGTCCCCGAAGATGCGTTCCCCTACGAAACCCAGGTCGCGGTCGTCTACGACAGCGGCGACTACGAGAAGACGCTGGACGAGGCCCTCGAGATGGTCGACTACGAGGCCTTCCGCGAGCGACAGGAGCAGGCCCGCGCGGAGGGACGGTATCTCGGCATCGGCTTCTCGTGTTACATCGAGGCCTGCGGACTGGCGCCCTCCGAGCTGGCCGGCCAGCTCGGTGCCCAGGCCGGGCTCTGGGAGTCCAGTCTCGTCCGATTCCATCCCTCCGGAACGGTCACGGCCTACTGCGGGACGTCCGGTCACGGGCAGGGCCACGCGACAACGTACGCGCAGATCGTCGCGAACGAACTCGGCGTCCCCTACGAGGACGTCGAGGTCGTCGAGGGTGACACCGACGAGATCCCCCACGGGATGGGGACGTACGGCTCCCGGTCGGCCGCGGTCGGCGGGAGTTCGCTGGTCAAGAGCGCCGAGAAGGTCGTCGAAAAAGCCCGCGAGATCGCAGCGCACCAACTCGAGGCCGACCCCGCCGACGTCGAGTTCGAGGGCGGCGAGTTTCGGGTCGCGGGCGCGCCCGACCGATCGATCGGGATCACGGCGGTCGCTCAGCAGTCCTATCTCGCTCACGACATCCCCGACGACATGGAGCCCGGCCTCGAGGCTACGTCGTTCTACGACCCGGACAACTTCGTGTTCCCGTTCGGGACCCACGTCGCGGTCGTGGAGGTCGACCCGGACTCGGGGGAGATCGAATTCGACCAGTACGTCGCCGTCGACGACGTGGGCAACCAGATCAATCCCAAGATCGTCGAGGGGCAGGTCCACGGCGGCGTCGCCCAAGGTATCGGCCAGGCGCTCTACGAGAGCGCGGAGTACGACTCGAACGCACAGCTCGTGACGGGATCGATGCAGGACTACGCCGTTCCGAAGGCGATGCACGTTCCGGAGATGGACACCGGATCGACCGTCACCGAAAGCCCGCACAATCCGCTCGGCGTGAAAGGCGTCGGCGAGGCGGGCACGATCGCAGCGCCTCAGGCCGTCGTCAACGCCGTTACGGACGCGCTCGAGCCCTTCGGGGTCGACCGGATCGAGATGCCGATAACGGCCGAGCGGGTCTGGAACGCCGCCGATGGACGGACCGCCGCGGACGGCGGGACGGACGCTTCCGAACCCGATCCCGACCCGGATACCGCCGGCGACGGCAACGGAGGTGAGTCGTGA
- a CDS encoding (2Fe-2S)-binding protein — protein MTNYDMKLTVNGTEHELAVEPRTLLVHALRDELGYTGTNVGCESSLCGACTVRLDGDAVKACTVLAVQADGATIETVEGLAEDGEFHPIQSGFQEEHGLQCGYCTPGMMMAATDLLAENPDPSREEIREGLEGNLCRCTGYQNIVNAVENAAEELHGGAVADGGCSADCAAGRPESGCDSGGGNVRWPGDGGDAE, from the coding sequence ATGACAAATTACGACATGAAGCTGACAGTTAACGGAACGGAGCACGAACTCGCGGTCGAGCCGCGGACGCTCCTGGTTCACGCGCTCCGAGACGAACTCGGCTACACCGGGACGAACGTCGGCTGCGAGAGCAGCCTGTGTGGCGCGTGTACGGTCCGCCTCGACGGCGACGCGGTCAAGGCCTGTACCGTCCTGGCCGTGCAGGCCGACGGCGCGACGATCGAGACGGTCGAAGGGCTGGCCGAGGACGGCGAATTCCACCCCATCCAGTCCGGGTTTCAGGAGGAACACGGACTCCAGTGTGGCTACTGCACCCCTGGGATGATGATGGCGGCGACCGATCTTCTCGCGGAGAACCCCGATCCCAGTCGCGAGGAGATCCGCGAGGGACTCGAGGGGAACCTCTGTCGGTGTACGGGCTACCAAAACATCGTCAACGCGGTCGAGAACGCGGCCGAAGAACTGCACGGCGGCGCCGTCGCCGACGGCGGTTGCAGCGCCGATTGTGCCGCGGGACGACCGGAGTCGGGGTGCGACTCCGGTGGCGGCAACGTACGCTGGCCTGGCGACGGGGGTGACGCCGAATGA
- a CDS encoding MOSC domain-containing protein: protein MTGSGTVERIFIAPEAEAEMEEQTDVEAVAGKGLRGDRYFSEIETGTFVEWEPDEERHDGYDLTLIEQEAVTAIEREAGIELAPGEHRRNIETHDVALNHLVGQRFRVGDAICRGDRLCEPCNHLQRIAQDGVLQALTHRGGLRADILEDGMIRPGDVIEPLE from the coding sequence ATGACCGGGAGTGGCACTGTTGAACGGATTTTTATCGCACCTGAGGCCGAAGCGGAGATGGAAGAACAGACCGACGTTGAAGCAGTTGCCGGAAAGGGACTCCGAGGTGATCGCTACTTTAGCGAGATTGAAACGGGAACCTTCGTCGAGTGGGAGCCAGATGAGGAACGCCACGATGGGTACGACCTCACGTTGATCGAGCAAGAGGCTGTAACAGCAATCGAACGTGAAGCGGGAATCGAACTCGCTCCGGGAGAACACCGACGAAACATCGAAACTCATGATGTCGCACTCAATCATCTCGTTGGACAACGATTCCGAGTCGGTGACGCCATCTGTCGAGGGGATCGACTGTGTGAACCGTGTAATCATCTTCAGCGCATCGCTCAGGACGGCGTATTGCAGGCACTCACTCACCGAGGTGGGCTCCGAGCGGACATCCTCGAAGATGGGATGATTCGCCCCGGAGACGTAATCGAACCGCTCGAATAA
- a CDS encoding antibiotic biosynthesis monooxygenase family protein, protein MYLVIFRLAPGEYDAEFHELNDAIQAAAEDTEGYLGKRTWHAPDSEEVLVVYYWVSLDALESFGADADHKRAKQRWTEWYDAYEVTVTEVVETYGSEFGDDASPFA, encoded by the coding sequence ATGTATTTGGTAATATTCCGTCTCGCTCCGGGTGAGTACGATGCGGAGTTTCACGAGTTGAATGACGCGATACAAGCGGCTGCCGAGGACACGGAGGGATATCTAGGCAAGCGGACATGGCATGCACCGGATAGTGAGGAGGTCCTTGTCGTCTACTACTGGGTGTCGTTGGACGCACTCGAGTCGTTTGGAGCGGATGCAGACCACAAACGCGCGAAACAGCGGTGGACGGAGTGGTACGATGCGTATGAGGTCACCGTTACGGAAGTCGTTGAGACATATGGGAGTGAGTTCGGTGACGATGCGAGCCCATTCGCATAG
- a CDS encoding FAD binding domain-containing protein: MYPDEFDYYEAETVDEAIELLEEHAMEETELLAGGHSLLPAMKTGLSSPDVLIDIGGVDALHGVAVDGDALTVGAMSRYSDLLESDDAHEHAPAMTAAVERVGDRQVRNRGTIGGNLAHADPASDLPAAALVSDATLVVQGPDGERTIPAAEFYYGMYATALGPAEILTRIEVPSATDAVGTYAKKPSPSSGYAMVGVATLLTVDDGTVTSARIGANGAMDHGVRLEPVEDALTGEALDEETIAAAAERATDDLDTALMMDDLQASGEFRAQLLEVYTERALTAAIDRVSAPAVAD; encoded by the coding sequence ATGTACCCGGACGAGTTCGACTACTACGAGGCTGAGACGGTCGACGAGGCGATCGAGTTGCTCGAGGAGCACGCGATGGAAGAGACGGAACTGCTGGCGGGCGGGCACAGCCTGCTTCCGGCGATGAAGACCGGGCTTTCGAGCCCGGACGTCCTGATCGACATCGGCGGGGTCGACGCCCTCCACGGCGTCGCCGTCGACGGCGACGCGCTCACGGTCGGCGCGATGAGCCGCTACAGCGATCTTCTCGAGTCCGACGATGCTCACGAGCACGCGCCGGCGATGACCGCGGCGGTCGAGCGGGTGGGCGATCGCCAAGTCCGTAATCGAGGGACGATCGGCGGAAATCTCGCGCACGCGGACCCGGCCTCGGATCTGCCCGCCGCCGCGCTCGTTTCCGACGCGACGCTGGTCGTCCAGGGACCGGACGGCGAGCGAACGATTCCGGCGGCGGAGTTCTACTACGGGATGTACGCGACGGCCCTCGGCCCGGCCGAGATCCTCACCCGGATCGAAGTGCCCTCGGCGACCGACGCCGTCGGCACCTACGCGAAGAAGCCGAGCCCGTCGTCGGGATACGCGATGGTCGGCGTCGCGACCCTGCTGACGGTCGACGACGGGACCGTCACGTCGGCCCGAATCGGCGCGAACGGCGCGATGGATCACGGAGTGCGCCTCGAGCCGGTCGAGGACGCCCTGACCGGCGAGGCGCTCGACGAGGAGACGATCGCGGCGGCCGCCGAGCGCGCGACCGACGACCTCGATACGGCACTCATGATGGACGACTTGCAGGCGTCCGGCGAGTTCCGCGCCCAACTCCTGGAGGTGTACACCGAGCGGGCGCTCACAGCGGCGATCGATCGGGTCTCCGCGCCCGCGGTCGCGGACTGA